From one Planktothrix agardhii NIES-204 genomic stretch:
- a CDS encoding molybdopterin-guanine dinucleotide biosynthesis protein A like protein, which translates to MIYGVEGVIDVSKLVQFTGIFEPLKNPDYFNQVKLSSEWGTVYWDSGADLDPDVLYSYLSKQPIQLKTASIY; encoded by the coding sequence ATGATATACGGAGTAGAAGGGGTAATTGATGTGTCTAAACTCGTTCAGTTTACCGGGATATTTGAACCTCTAAAAAACCCTGATTACTTTAATCAAGTTAAACTTTCTAGCGAGTGGGGAACTGTTTATTGGGATAGCGGTGCTGACTTAGATCCTGATGTATTGTATTCCTATTTATCCAAGCAACCGATACAGTTAAAAACCGCGAGTATTTATTGA
- a CDS encoding squalene-hopene-cyclase codes for MIFSETIAGVKQITMEIQNQVSVTKLKDAIATSQNFLLSQQYPEGYWWAELESNVTIISEIILLHKIWGTYKTRPLYKAETYLRSQQRDHGGWELFYGDGGELSTTVEAYMALRILGVSETDSALIKAKQFILERGGITKTRIFTKLHLALIGCYEWRGIPSIPPWIMLLPEGSPFTIYEMSSWARSSTVPLLIVFDKKPVFRFNSSLNLDELYVEGRENAIFKLPKNNDWTDIFLDLDQIFKFAELFNIVPLREQGLKAAEKWILERQEITGDWAGIIPAMLNSLLALKCLNYPVSDPIVQRGLEAIDNFAIETEESYRMQACVSPVWDTAWVVRALIESGIDPNNADIVKSSKWLIRQQILDYGDWNIKNKQGKPGGWAFEFANKFYPDLDDSAVVVMALNQAKITDEPLKTATIIRGIDWMISMQCKAGGWAAFDIDNDQDWINAVPYGDLKAMIDPNTADVTARVIEMLGELDPNSSEFQLKIQSLKPSIERAISYLKQEQETDGSWFGRWGVNYIYGTSGVLSALAVINPIYKNWGYTSLNPLMERGTNWLVSCQNIDGGWGETCHSYNDPKFKGKGVSTASQTAWALIGLMATGCYEMEVIQRGINYLISIQLSDGRWDESEFTGTGFPGHFYIKYHYYQHYFPLLALGRYQKLQQL; via the coding sequence ATGATATTCTCAGAAACAATAGCAGGAGTTAAACAGATAACAATGGAAATACAAAATCAAGTCTCTGTAACTAAATTAAAAGATGCGATCGCCACCAGCCAAAACTTCCTTTTATCTCAACAATATCCCGAAGGTTATTGGTGGGCGGAATTAGAATCTAATGTAACAATTATATCAGAAATTATCCTCTTACACAAGATTTGGGGAACCTATAAAACTCGCCCTTTATATAAAGCTGAAACCTATTTACGTTCCCAACAACGAGATCATGGCGGTTGGGAATTATTCTATGGGGATGGAGGAGAACTAAGTACCACCGTTGAAGCATATATGGCGTTAAGAATATTAGGGGTATCTGAAACAGATTCCGCCTTAATTAAAGCCAAACAATTCATTTTAGAACGGGGTGGAATTACCAAAACTCGGATTTTTACTAAGCTACATTTAGCCTTAATTGGGTGTTATGAATGGCGCGGGATTCCCTCAATTCCCCCTTGGATAATGTTGTTACCCGAAGGTTCACCCTTTACCATTTATGAAATGTCTAGTTGGGCGAGAAGTAGTACCGTTCCTTTGTTAATTGTATTCGATAAAAAGCCAGTTTTTAGGTTTAATTCTAGTCTAAATTTAGATGAATTATATGTAGAAGGACGAGAAAATGCTATTTTTAAATTACCTAAAAATAATGATTGGACAGATATTTTTTTGGACTTAGATCAGATTTTTAAATTTGCCGAACTCTTTAATATTGTCCCCTTACGAGAACAGGGATTAAAAGCAGCAGAAAAATGGATTTTAGAACGACAAGAAATTACCGGAGATTGGGCAGGAATTATCCCGGCAATGTTAAATTCTTTATTGGCGTTAAAATGCTTAAATTATCCGGTATCTGATCCGATTGTTCAACGGGGTTTAGAAGCCATAGATAATTTTGCGATAGAAACAGAAGAAAGTTATCGAATGCAAGCCTGTGTGTCTCCAGTTTGGGATACAGCTTGGGTTGTTCGAGCTTTAATTGAATCAGGAATTGACCCAAATAATGCTGATATAGTCAAAAGTTCAAAATGGTTAATTCGTCAACAAATTTTAGATTATGGAGATTGGAATATTAAAAATAAACAGGGAAAACCTGGGGGATGGGCGTTTGAATTTGCGAATAAATTTTATCCTGATTTAGATGATTCTGCCGTTGTAGTAATGGCATTAAATCAAGCTAAAATTACCGATGAACCCTTGAAAACAGCAACAATAATTAGAGGAATTGATTGGATGATCTCAATGCAGTGTAAAGCCGGAGGTTGGGCGGCTTTTGATATTGATAATGATCAAGATTGGATTAATGCGGTTCCCTATGGGGATTTAAAAGCCATGATTGATCCAAATACGGCGGATGTTACCGCTAGAGTGATTGAAATGTTAGGGGAATTAGATCCTAATTCTTCAGAATTTCAATTGAAAATTCAATCTTTAAAACCCTCAATTGAACGGGCAATTTCCTATTTAAAACAGGAACAAGAAACCGATGGGAGTTGGTTCGGACGTTGGGGAGTTAATTATATTTATGGAACCAGTGGAGTATTATCAGCTTTAGCGGTAATTAATCCTATTTATAAAAATTGGGGTTATACTTCTCTAAACCCCTTAATGGAACGGGGGACAAATTGGTTAGTTAGTTGTCAAAATATTGATGGGGGTTGGGGGGAAACCTGCCATAGTTATAATGATCCTAAATTCAAAGGAAAAGGGGTTAGTACCGCCTCACAAACGGCTTGGGCGTTAATTGGTTTAATGGCAACGGGATGTTATGAAATGGAGGTGATTCAAAGGGGAATTAACTATTTAATTTCAATACAACTTTCCGATGGTCGCTGGGATGAGTCGGAATTTACGGGAACTGGATTTCCGGGTCATTTCTATATAAAATATCATTACTATCAACATTATTTTCCGTTATTGGCATTAGGTCGTTATCAAAAGTTGCAACAACTTTAA
- a CDS encoding GTP-binding protein, HSR1-related, with protein sequence MIRLKLWQWMVLITPMAMIVIFLLTAAGVTIHNWGINWIWAVFTLIFVGWRWLLARWTKPMLKEMETITAKFNQELELSLDQSRLEPATNPNITQVEIALQEILKAAQNDPLIWEESSIFWKRCQDVVTTVANIYHPEVKYPLLSIYIPQAYQLIRGTMDDLDQLIQKLSPALNQVTVGQAYQTYQVYQKLEPSARKLLKVWNWAQWLLNPVSALARVSTQKTTNQATQQLLGNLGQSLREVALRNLCCQAIALYGGDTLPVTEFSVNNLSFPQAKTQTIRDILTTTEPVKTLEQKPVNLLLVGRTGAGKSSLINTLFKMDQAVVDVLPSTDQIQNYQWQTDIGESLNLWDTPGYEQVNRPELREQVLDYATNADLLLLITPALDPALQMDVDFLREIKQQELELPIITIVTQVDRLRPIREWQPPYDWQWGNRPKEKSIREATEYRLEQLGEYCDRVLPIVTQDSQTQRQPWGVDRLSIAILETINPAKQIRLARFLQNQEAQILATAKIIDHYTFQMATTQGLAALLKSPILSFISTLATGSPTLALLLAEKIPVEQLPVVIGKLQMAYDLFLLLNSGESDSMNFDLLVLWPLLLENHNPSEKNPWAFGHALVEYWTQKLTIEQMQQRFQFYLNQGKV encoded by the coding sequence ATGATTAGACTCAAACTATGGCAATGGATGGTATTGATCACACCGATGGCAATGATTGTGATTTTTTTGCTAACGGCGGCGGGGGTCACGATTCATAATTGGGGAATTAATTGGATTTGGGCGGTATTTACCCTGATTTTTGTGGGTTGGCGTTGGCTATTAGCCCGATGGACTAAACCGATGCTTAAAGAGATGGAAACTATCACCGCTAAATTTAATCAAGAACTAGAATTATCCTTAGATCAATCGAGATTAGAACCTGCTACAAATCCCAATATTACTCAAGTCGAAATAGCCCTACAAGAAATTTTAAAAGCAGCCCAGAATGATCCGCTAATTTGGGAAGAAAGTTCAATTTTTTGGAAACGCTGTCAAGATGTAGTGACAACTGTTGCTAATATTTATCATCCTGAAGTTAAATATCCTCTTTTGAGTATTTATATTCCCCAAGCCTATCAATTAATCCGGGGAACTATGGATGATTTAGATCAATTAATCCAAAAATTATCTCCAGCATTAAATCAAGTTACCGTTGGACAAGCCTATCAAACTTATCAAGTTTATCAGAAATTAGAACCCTCGGCTCGTAAACTTTTAAAAGTTTGGAATTGGGCGCAATGGCTGTTAAATCCAGTATCGGCTTTAGCACGAGTTTCGACTCAAAAAACTACCAATCAAGCCACACAACAATTGTTAGGTAATTTGGGTCAATCTTTGCGAGAAGTGGCTTTGAGAAATTTGTGTTGTCAAGCGATCGCTCTTTATGGTGGAGACACTTTACCCGTAACGGAATTTTCGGTTAATAATCTTTCCTTTCCCCAAGCAAAAACCCAAACTATTAGGGATATTTTAACAACAACAGAACCCGTTAAAACCTTAGAACAAAAACCCGTTAATTTACTCTTAGTTGGACGTACAGGGGCAGGAAAAAGTAGTTTGATCAATACCCTATTTAAAATGGATCAAGCCGTCGTTGATGTCTTACCCAGTACCGATCAGATTCAAAATTATCAGTGGCAAACCGACATCGGAGAAAGCCTCAATTTATGGGATACTCCGGGTTATGAACAGGTGAATCGTCCTGAGTTACGAGAACAGGTTTTAGACTATGCAACTAACGCGGATTTATTATTATTAATAACTCCTGCCCTTGACCCAGCTTTGCAAATGGATGTGGATTTTTTACGCGAGATTAAACAGCAGGAATTAGAGTTACCTATTATTACAATTGTTACCCAAGTTGATCGTTTACGTCCTATCCGCGAATGGCAGCCGCCCTATGATTGGCAATGGGGAAATCGTCCCAAGGAAAAATCAATTCGAGAAGCCACAGAATACCGATTAGAACAGTTAGGAGAATATTGCGATCGCGTCTTACCAATTGTTACCCAAGATAGTCAAACCCAGCGCCAACCTTGGGGAGTAGATAGGTTATCAATTGCTATTTTAGAAACGATTAATCCCGCCAAACAAATACGTTTAGCTCGATTTTTACAAAATCAAGAAGCCCAGATTTTAGCAACGGCTAAAATAATTGATCATTATACCTTTCAAATGGCAACAACTCAAGGATTAGCGGCTTTATTAAAAAGTCCAATTCTGAGTTTTATTTCCACCTTAGCCACAGGATCTCCGACTTTAGCATTATTACTCGCAGAAAAAATTCCCGTCGAACAATTGCCCGTGGTAATTGGGAAATTACAGATGGCTTATGACTTGTTTTTATTATTAAATTCAGGAGAGTCTGATTCGATGAATTTTGATTTATTAGTTCTCTGGCCATTACTTTTAGAAAATCACAATCCCTCGGAAAAAAACCCTTGGGCATTTGGTCATGCTTTAGTGGAATATTGGACACAAAAACTAACAATAGAACAAATGCAGCAACGGTTTCAATTTTATTTAAACCAGGGAAAAGTTTAA
- a CDS encoding hypothetical protein (protein of unknown function DUF433) has protein sequence MLYYINMTLTEFQTQLLSLTLIEKAELIQALTQTLSNGSRGIIKTPGVIGGDACIANTRLPVWLFVSLRRQGATDAEILQLYPHLTAADLLNIWVYAEAYSEEIEQALKEQEE, from the coding sequence ATGCTGTATTATATTAATATGACTCTAACAGAATTCCAAACTCAACTTTTGTCTCTTACTCTAATTGAAAAAGCGGAACTCATTCAAGCGTTAACTCAGACTTTAAGCAATGGTTCACGGGGTATTATTAAAACCCCTGGGGTAATAGGTGGAGATGCTTGTATTGCTAATACCAGGCTTCCGGTTTGGCTATTTGTGAGTTTACGCCGTCAAGGTGCGACGGATGCAGAAATTTTGCAATTATATCCCCATCTAACGGCGGCTGATTTGTTGAATATTTGGGTTTATGCAGAGGCGTATTCTGAAGAAATTGAACAAGCATTAAAAGAACAAGAAGAATAA
- a CDS encoding transglutaminase-like domain protein, protein MKFKVGCQLEYEVRDYSTFIFNINVAKAHNQRILEEHLQLESNLHFEEYVNPVLGNRYLRINVPSGKFRLSYQAIVDVIYEETNPTTINEVPVAQIPLEMLQYIYPSRYCQSDRLMRLAQSEFGYLLPDYSRITAICNWIYDNVMYLSGSSDQHTSAFDTVTERAGVCRDFAHLGIAFCRALNIPARFASGYAYKLQPPDFHAYFEVYLSDRWYLFDATRLAPRDGLIRIGTGRDAADTAFATIFGDVEMTQMNVDVECLETISDGDDSEYTNQAISH, encoded by the coding sequence ATGAAATTTAAAGTTGGTTGTCAATTAGAGTATGAAGTTAGGGATTATAGTACGTTTATTTTTAATATCAATGTTGCTAAAGCTCACAATCAACGGATATTAGAAGAACATCTACAATTAGAATCAAATCTCCATTTTGAAGAATATGTTAATCCGGTTTTAGGTAATCGTTATCTGAGGATTAATGTACCTTCGGGAAAATTTCGCCTATCCTATCAAGCCATTGTTGATGTAATTTATGAAGAAACAAATCCGACAACAATTAATGAAGTTCCCGTTGCTCAAATTCCCTTAGAAATGTTACAATATATTTATCCAAGTCGCTATTGTCAATCCGATCGATTAATGCGATTAGCTCAATCGGAATTTGGTTATTTACTGCCAGATTATTCCCGAATTACGGCAATTTGTAATTGGATTTATGATAACGTAATGTATTTATCTGGGAGTAGTGATCAACATACTTCTGCCTTTGATACGGTGACAGAAAGAGCGGGAGTTTGTCGAGATTTTGCCCATTTAGGAATTGCCTTTTGTCGGGCTTTAAATATTCCAGCTAGGTTTGCATCGGGTTATGCTTATAAACTACAACCGCCTGATTTTCATGCTTATTTTGAGGTATATTTAAGCGATCGCTGGTATCTATTTGATGCGACTCGTCTAGCTCCCCGGGATGGATTAATCAGAATTGGAACCGGACGAGATGCGGCGGATACTGCTTTTGCTACGATTTTTGGGGATGTAGAAATGACTCAAATGAACGTGGATGTTGAGTGTTTAGAAACTATCTCTGATGGAGATGATTCTGAATATACAAATCAAGCCATTAGTCATTAG
- a CDS encoding hypothetical protein (conserved hypothetical protein): protein MVTKNIRAVTYVPPDYHKKLRQYMKRHNLTESAALVQMIKQFFDGEQPQFNPELKTEVEEIVQEQLKLFQEDIDLLKDQMSLMQQLLDKKTSVETTRKSSSSVNNVNSNHPRSLLRLTPKTEEELTRRLGVNTGNVAKEFSKGAEHFSHWSQQKDPSGIGWHRRGDGLYYPV from the coding sequence ATGGTAACAAAGAATATCAGAGCCGTGACTTACGTTCCGCCAGACTATCATAAAAAGCTGCGTCAGTACATGAAACGGCACAACTTAACTGAAAGTGCCGCTTTAGTCCAGATGATTAAACAGTTTTTTGATGGGGAACAACCTCAATTCAATCCTGAATTGAAAACCGAGGTCGAAGAAATTGTACAAGAGCAACTGAAACTGTTCCAAGAAGATATTGATCTTTTAAAAGATCAAATGTCTTTAATGCAGCAGTTATTAGACAAAAAAACTTCGGTTGAAACCACCCGTAAATCCTCAAGTTCTGTTAATAATGTTAATAGTAATCATCCTAGAAGTTTATTGAGGTTGACACCAAAAACAGAGGAAGAACTGACTCGTCGCTTAGGAGTAAATACGGGAAATGTTGCTAAAGAATTTTCTAAAGGTGCAGAACATTTTAGCCATTGGAGTCAACAAAAAGATCCCAGTGGTATTGGTTGGCACAGGCGGGGCGATGGTTTGTACTATCCTGTCTAA
- a CDS encoding SSU ribosomal protein S16P, translating to MIKLRLKRFGKKREASYRIVVMNSLSRRDGRPLEELGFYNPRTDEVRLDKAGIIRRLQQGAQPTDTVRDILRKENVFELLKSGVEPETTVAESAV from the coding sequence ATGATCAAACTGCGTTTAAAGAGATTCGGAAAAAAGCGGGAAGCTAGTTACCGCATTGTGGTGATGAATAGTTTGTCTCGCCGAGATGGTCGTCCCCTAGAAGAACTGGGCTTCTACAATCCTAGAACCGACGAAGTTCGATTGGATAAGGCTGGTATTATCCGTCGCCTACAGCAAGGGGCACAACCGACTGATACTGTGCGTGACATCCTGAGAAAAGAAAATGTTTTTGAACTACTCAAGTCTGGAGTCGAACCCGAAACAACTGTCGCAGAATCCGCAGTCTAG
- a CDS encoding heme utilization protein HuvX, with product MSNLKAFLEDCESLGTLRLIVTSSSAVLEARGKIEKLFYAELPKGKYANMHTEGFEFHLNMDHIKQVKFETGEAKRGNFTTYAIRFLNEQNEVALSAFLQWGKPGEYEPGQVENWQGLKEQYGEVWEPIPLESL from the coding sequence ATGAGTAATCTCAAAGCATTTTTAGAAGATTGTGAAAGTTTAGGAACTTTACGGTTAATTGTTACCAGTAGTTCGGCTGTATTAGAAGCCCGGGGAAAGATTGAAAAGCTATTTTATGCAGAATTACCCAAAGGAAAATATGCGAATATGCACACCGAGGGCTTTGAATTTCATCTGAATATGGATCATATTAAACAGGTTAAATTTGAAACCGGAGAAGCGAAACGGGGCAATTTTACTACCTACGCGATTCGCTTCCTAAATGAACAAAATGAAGTGGCGTTAAGTGCATTTTTACAATGGGGAAAACCAGGGGAATATGAGCCAGGACAGGTGGAAAATTGGCAGGGTTTAAAAGAACAATATGGGGAAGTTTGGGAACCTATTCCTCTGGAAAGTTTATAG
- a CDS encoding putative fibronectin/fibrinogen-binding protein has translation MQSFDLTTLIASCYELRQDWLPSRLEQVYQRDRFTISLGLRTLKSRGWLDISCHPQAARICIGDPPPRIPDTFTFSDQLRHQLAGLALVEIRQFDPWERVLDLQFAQRPGDDPLWHLYVEIMGKYSNIILTGSDNIIVTAAHQVNLQQSSVRPILTNQFYELPPKLTEPIPSLNQDQSLWQERVSLIPSALKQQLLKNYRGLSSGLVQAMIESASLDPTQPTNTLNSEDWHRLFQSWQTWLKTLENNSFIPYNTTKGYDIIPWNVEIIAEVKSVQILINTYYTNELNQQEFNQLRHQVSQKLNSVLKKLQVKADQFIQRLQQSDEADDYRAKADLLMAFLHEWKPGMKEIKLPDFETGEPVKIPLNPESNAVQNAQSLYKRHQKLKRARIAVEPLLNAVKTEINYLEQVESAISLVETYQTAEDLQTLAEIREELIQQGYINIPNYRSPNSTLSTQFHRYQTPNQIEVIIGRNNRQNDQLTFKLATDYDLWFHTQEIPGSHVLLRLNPGQVADDIDLKFTANLAAYYSRARNSEQVPVIYTKPKHVYKPKGAKPGMVIYKHETVIWGSPNNTTIGNGNCSSV, from the coding sequence ATGCAATCTTTTGATTTAACAACATTAATCGCAAGCTGTTATGAACTGCGACAAGACTGGCTTCCATCGCGGTTAGAACAGGTGTATCAACGCGATCGCTTTACGATTTCTTTGGGCTTACGCACCCTAAAAAGTCGAGGCTGGCTTGATATTTCTTGCCATCCCCAAGCAGCCAGAATTTGCATCGGTGATCCTCCTCCTCGCATTCCTGATACCTTTACTTTTAGTGATCAACTCCGTCATCAATTGGCGGGATTAGCATTAGTTGAAATTCGGCAATTTGACCCCTGGGAAAGAGTTTTAGATCTGCAATTTGCCCAACGTCCGGGGGATGATCCCCTCTGGCATTTGTATGTGGAAATTATGGGGAAATATAGTAATATTATTTTAACGGGATCGGACAATATTATTGTAACGGCCGCCCATCAAGTGAATCTACAACAATCGAGTGTTAGACCAATTTTAACTAATCAATTCTATGAACTCCCCCCTAAATTAACCGAACCAATTCCGAGTTTAAATCAAGATCAATCCCTTTGGCAAGAGCGGGTGAGTTTAATTCCCAGTGCGTTAAAACAACAACTATTAAAAAACTATCGAGGTTTAAGTTCTGGGTTAGTTCAAGCAATGATTGAATCCGCGAGTTTAGATCCAACTCAACCCACAAATACGTTAAATTCAGAAGATTGGCATCGGTTATTTCAAAGTTGGCAAACTTGGCTAAAAACCTTAGAAAATAATAGTTTTATTCCTTATAATACCACAAAAGGTTATGATATTATTCCTTGGAATGTAGAAATTATTGCTGAAGTTAAATCGGTTCAAATTTTAATTAATACTTATTATACAAATGAGTTAAATCAACAGGAATTTAACCAACTGCGCCATCAAGTTAGTCAAAAACTTAATAGTGTTTTAAAGAAACTACAAGTTAAAGCAGATCAATTTATTCAAAGGTTACAACAATCCGATGAAGCGGACGATTATCGGGCAAAAGCGGATTTATTAATGGCATTTCTACACGAATGGAAACCGGGAATGAAGGAGATTAAATTACCGGATTTTGAGACGGGAGAACCTGTTAAAATACCCTTAAATCCAGAGAGTAATGCCGTCCAAAACGCTCAAAGTTTATATAAACGACATCAAAAGTTAAAACGAGCGAGAATAGCCGTTGAACCCCTACTAAATGCAGTTAAAACCGAAATTAACTATTTAGAACAAGTCGAGTCAGCGATTAGTTTAGTTGAAACCTATCAAACCGCCGAAGATTTACAAACCTTAGCCGAAATTCGAGAGGAATTAATTCAACAAGGTTATATTAATATTCCTAATTATCGTAGTCCTAATTCTACTTTATCAACACAATTCCATCGTTATCAAACCCCGAATCAGATTGAGGTTATAATTGGCAGAAATAATCGTCAAAATGATCAGTTAACCTTTAAACTAGCAACGGATTATGATTTATGGTTTCATACTCAAGAAATCCCCGGAAGTCATGTATTATTAAGATTAAATCCCGGACAGGTTGCTGATGATATTGATTTAAAGTTTACGGCTAATTTAGCAGCCTATTATAGTCGGGCTAGAAATAGTGAACAAGTTCCGGTTATTTATACTAAACCTAAGCACGTTTATAAACCTAAAGGGGCTAAACCTGGGATGGTTATTTATAAACATGAAACCGTAATTTGGGGAAGTCCTAATAATACTACAATAGGTAATGGAAACTGTTCATCTGTATAA
- a CDS encoding hopene-associated glycosyltransferase HpnB yields MENSILILTLLSLIIWIILLLFRGQFWRGDQRLFEVKEPLLNYPSVAVIVPARNEADLISTSLRSLLNQNYPGSFSIILVDDQSSDNTANIAQETAKLSNQTDRLNIITSQPLPAGWTGKLWAMEQGVKYTSMLDYIPQYILFTDADIEHSPNNLKQLVEKAETEKLQLVSLMVLLRCQSFWEKLLIPAFVFFFQKLYPFRWVNHPQSQLAAAAGGCILIHQEALTRIGGLAILKQALIDDCSLAQAVKNTPPTPLSKGGEDQLFTTVNQGFSIGSFIFPFTSKSYHPIWLGLTETTQSLRPYPNLLSIWDMVARTAFSQLNFSTILLGLTLIGMILIYLMSPLSLIWGIVHGNGLVILLALLTGLLMEIAYYPTLKLYQLSPIWGLTLPFIGFLYALMTLDSALRYWRGKGGSWKGRTYS; encoded by the coding sequence ATGGAAAATTCAATTTTAATTTTAACGCTATTGTCGTTAATAATATGGATAATATTATTACTATTTAGAGGACAATTTTGGCGAGGAGATCAACGGCTTTTTGAGGTTAAAGAACCTTTATTAAATTATCCTTCCGTTGCTGTAATTGTACCAGCAAGAAATGAAGCAGATTTAATTTCTACCAGTTTGCGATCGCTTCTTAATCAAAATTATCCTGGTTCATTTTCTATTATTTTAGTTGATGATCAAAGTAGTGATAATACAGCAAATATTGCCCAAGAAACTGCTAAATTATCAAATCAAACAGACAGGTTAAATATTATTACCTCTCAACCTTTACCTGCGGGATGGACGGGGAAACTTTGGGCGATGGAACAGGGAGTTAAATATACTTCTATGTTAGATTATATCCCCCAATATATTTTATTTACCGATGCTGATATTGAACATTCTCCTAATAATTTAAAGCAATTAGTTGAAAAAGCTGAAACCGAAAAATTACAGTTAGTTTCCTTAATGGTTTTATTACGTTGTCAGAGTTTTTGGGAAAAGTTATTAATTCCTGCTTTTGTATTTTTCTTTCAAAAATTGTATCCTTTTCGTTGGGTAAATCATCCCCAAAGTCAACTAGCGGCGGCGGCGGGAGGATGTATTCTAATTCATCAGGAAGCATTAACTAGAATTGGGGGTTTAGCAATATTAAAACAAGCATTAATTGATGATTGTTCTTTAGCTCAAGCGGTGAAGAATACCCCCCCAACTCCCCTTAGCAAAGGGGGAGAAGATCAGTTATTTACTACTGTAAATCAGGGGTTTTCTATTGGGAGTTTTATCTTTCCTTTTACCTCAAAATCCTATCATCCTATTTGGTTAGGGTTAACAGAAACAACCCAGAGTTTAAGACCCTATCCTAATTTATTAAGTATTTGGGATATGGTAGCCAGAACAGCATTTAGTCAACTGAATTTTTCTACTATTTTATTAGGATTAACCCTAATAGGGATGATTCTGATTTATTTAATGTCACCTTTAAGTTTAATTTGGGGAATTGTTCATGGAAATGGCTTAGTTATCCTTTTAGCTTTATTAACTGGGTTATTGATGGAAATTGCCTATTATCCCACCTTAAAACTGTATCAACTTTCTCCTATTTGGGGATTAACTTTACCATTTATTGGATTTTTATATGCCTTAATGACTTTAGATTCAGCCTTGAGATATTGGCGAGGAAAAGGAGGAAGTTGGAAAGGAAGAACTTACTCATAA
- the phoH gene encoding phosphate starvation-inducible protein translates to MTERFTLGLPSMESAMALSGYQEDNLKILSQQTGAELVMRGQELLISGTASQIQLCQKLVASLNELWQDGKPISSVDILTARHAINTNQEDVFKDIQRDVLAKTRRGIEIRAKTFRQRQYIQAMRSHDLVFCIGPAGTGKTYLAAILALQALLSDQYERLILTRPAVEAGEKLGFLPGDLQQKVNPYLRPLYDALYELIDPEKTANLIERGVIEVAPIAYMRGRTLNNSFVILDEAQNTTPGQMKMVLTRLGFGSRMVVTGDITQTDLLPNQTSGLTMALKVLKNVEGIAFCEFSQADVVRHSLVQRIVAAYEKHEKPK, encoded by the coding sequence ATGACTGAGCGATTCACCCTTGGGTTACCAAGTATGGAAAGTGCAATGGCGCTTTCTGGCTATCAAGAAGATAATCTTAAAATTCTATCTCAACAAACGGGCGCTGAACTGGTAATGCGGGGACAGGAATTGCTAATCAGTGGAACCGCTAGTCAGATTCAATTGTGTCAAAAATTAGTTGCATCTTTGAACGAATTATGGCAGGATGGAAAACCGATTAGTTCTGTAGATATCCTAACGGCGCGTCATGCAATTAATACTAATCAAGAGGATGTTTTTAAAGATATTCAGCGTGATGTTTTAGCGAAAACCAGGCGAGGAATAGAAATTCGGGCAAAAACCTTTCGTCAACGTCAATATATCCAGGCGATGCGTAGTCATGATTTAGTATTTTGTATTGGCCCGGCGGGAACAGGAAAGACCTATTTGGCGGCAATTTTAGCGTTACAAGCCCTATTATCTGATCAATATGAACGGTTAATTTTAACTCGTCCGGCGGTGGAAGCTGGGGAAAAATTAGGATTTTTACCTGGGGATTTACAACAAAAAGTTAATCCCTATTTACGACCATTATATGATGCGCTTTATGAATTAATTGACCCAGAAAAAACAGCAAATTTAATAGAACGTGGGGTGATTGAAGTGGCTCCCATTGCTTATATGCGGGGTCGGACGTTAAACAATTCCTTTGTGATTTTAGATGAAGCCCAAAATACTACTCCGGGTCAGATGAAAATGGTATTAACACGTTTAGGTTTTGGTTCTCGAATGGTGGTCACGGGAGATATTACCCAAACGGATTTATTACCCAATCAAACATCGGGGTTAACAATGGCTTTAAAAGTATTAAAAAATGTTGAGGGAATTGCCTTTTGTGAATTTTCTCAAGCAGATGTCGTGCGTCATTCATTAGTCCAGCGCATTGTGGCGGCTTATGAAAAGCATGAAAAGCCTAAGTAA